Proteins encoded by one window of Apium graveolens cultivar Ventura unplaced genomic scaffold, ASM990537v1 ctg911, whole genome shotgun sequence:
- the LOC141705612 gene encoding uncharacterized protein LOC141705612, translating to MATDELLMKLIKKLEDIDVRTEKLADSTESRLEAVGKLLLKVQNDKTHDELVDSGDSVSPKEKSFKIDDRGIKLDYFTGLGSPDDFLEWVRQVEKISDYRRFDDKTRFQIATIRLTKNARLWFENLKARRARSGKEKIMTWTTLKKKLHARYLPDDYEQVQYLKLTSLSQDTMSVSEYVAEFDRLCLICDLAEKETMKIARFIRGLKRPIAKKLAMKIESHQEEEKPKSTFKGFGSGTSKGAGQFKSNFSDDSTQASLKSQSTGFTAQPETSSSAEKKVERQKVYVSKEEFDSRRKCFKCQGKGHIASECPSRRTLTMKQYMEWDVDEQFLQFIPEVTQEKLVNNDGDELAYAENDANLLVVRRILHTETTPNTDQREKLFHTRCKVGDQTCNMIIDSGSCTNVASIDMVNKLNLPTRVHEKPYKLNWLDDSKGLDVKKQALMSFSIDELPTGLPPVRGIEHAIDLIPGAPLPNKPADRCDPEASKELQRQIEDLIEKGLVRESMSSCAVPALLVPKKDGTWRMCVDSRVVNNITIKYRFPMPRLEDMLDELHGATIFSKIDLQSGYHQMRICEAPLYGS from the exons ATGGCTACCGATGAATTACTCatgaaattaattaaaaaattggAGGATATAGATGTACGAACGGAAAAGCTTGCTGATTCAACAGAGTCTAGATTGGAAGCGGTTGGTAAACTTTTACTTAAGGTGCAAAACGACAAGACACATGATGAACTTGTTGATTCGGGTGATTCTGTTTCACCTAAAGAGAAAAGCTTTAAAATTGATGACCGTGGGATTAAACTTGATTATTTTACAGGATTAGGCAGCCCAGACGATTTTCTTGAATGGGTTCGACAAGTTGAGAAGATTTCTGATTATAGGCGGTTTGATGATAAGACACGATTTCAAATTGCTACGATCAGACTTACAAAGAATGCAAGATTATGGTTTGAGAACCTGAAGGCAAGAAGAGCtagatctggaaaagaaaagatcaTGACTTGGACAACTTTAAAGAAAAAACTTCATGCAAGGTATCTTCCGGATGATTACGAACAGGTACAATACTTGAAGCTCACCTCCCTTTCTCAAGATACAATGAGTGTTTCAGAGTATGTTGCTGAATTTGATAGATTATGCTTAATTTGTGACTTGGCGGAAAAAGAAACAATGAAAATTGCAAGGTTTATTCGTGGATTAAAACGACCTATTGCTAAAAAG CTAGCTATGAAAATAGAATCTCATCAAGAAGAGGAGAAACCGAAATCTACTTTTAAAGGGTTTGGGTCTGGTACTTCCAAAGGGGCTGGACAGTTTAAATCTAATTTTTCCGATGACTCTACACAAGCTTCGCTGAAAAGTCAATCGACTGGCTTTACTGCACAACCAGAGACTTCTTCATCGGCCGAGAAGAAGGTTGAAAGGCAGAAAGTGTATGTGTCTAAAGAAGAGTTCGATAGTCGACGAAAGTGTTTTAAGTGTCAAGGTAAAGGACATATTGCAAGTGAGTGTCCTTCTAGAAGAACTCTTACTATGAAGCAATACATGGAGTGGGATGTAGATGAACAGTTCTTACAATTTATCCCAGAAGTGACTCAAGAGAAATTAGTCAATAATGACGGAGATGAACTTGCTTATGCAGAGAATGATGCTAATTTGCTTGTTGTTCGTAGGATTTTACACACAGAGACTACACCAAATACTGATCAACGAGAAAAATTATTTCACACAAGGTGTAAAGTTGGGGATCAGACTTGCAATATGATTATTGATAGTGGATCATGCACGAACGTTGCATCCATTGACATGGTCAATAAGCTAAATCTTCCAACTCGTGTTCATGAGAAACCATATAAGTTGAATTGGCTTGATGACTCGAAGGGTTTAGACGTGAAAAAGCAAGCCTTGATGAGTTTTTCGATTG atgagttacctaCTGGTTTACCTCCAGTACGAGGAATCGAGCATGCAATTGATCTTATTCCTGGTGCTCCTTTACCTAACAAACCTGCTGATAGATGTGATCCAGAGGCCTCTAAAGAGCTTCAGAGACAAATTGAAGATTTAATTGAAAAAGGTCTTGTACGCGAGAGTATGAGTTCTTGTGCAGTTCCCGCTTTGCTAGTTCCAAAGAAGGATGGAACATGGAGAATGTGTGTTGATTCTAGAGTGGTGAACAACATTACCATCAAATATCGTTTCCCTATGCCTCGATTAGAAGACATGCTTGATGAGTTGCATGGTGCGACAATTTTCTCTAAGATTGATCTTCAAAGTGGATATCATCAAATGAGGATTTGTGAAG CTCCTTTATACGGCTCATGA